The proteins below are encoded in one region of Myxococcus guangdongensis:
- a CDS encoding type VI secretion system protein IglI family protein, which yields MAEHAAALRALDSVLDAGSGPPSSLADEQRETRVERVIAMMARGAHDEAARTSEALLREGVRDVRLVGPYVFGAFLSHGVSALPALLSTLHDVFTRGWERLGPEDNKALLADSGLLWLFRSLHRHLDFHGRAQDDVWERWCSTCTEPHIQEALEQARALVALLEQRLNAKGGASRLVQVVGWLTENRERFPRPVEPPPETRADPVEVAVTTEARAAPTAPDEVRIPEPTVAPPEREPRSSPPAPSPAFEQLLRKLAAFEQLVKRQDYTRASVVATDVLHVIEHFDPLTYLPSLFSPFLAGMSEHAEHLEPRLQGARSLGGRVLEQLYRTDLEAFVRGSSSTGDRP from the coding sequence ATGGCTGAGCACGCGGCGGCGCTCCGCGCGCTGGACTCCGTGTTGGATGCGGGCTCCGGCCCTCCGTCCTCCCTGGCGGACGAGCAGCGGGAGACGCGCGTCGAGAGGGTCATCGCGATGATGGCTCGCGGCGCCCATGACGAGGCGGCGCGGACCTCCGAGGCGTTGCTGCGCGAAGGCGTTCGGGACGTGCGGCTGGTGGGCCCGTATGTCTTCGGTGCCTTCCTGTCGCATGGGGTCTCGGCCCTGCCCGCGCTGCTCTCCACGCTGCACGACGTCTTCACGCGAGGCTGGGAGCGGCTCGGGCCCGAGGACAACAAGGCCCTCCTGGCCGACAGCGGCCTGCTGTGGTTGTTCAGGTCCCTGCACCGACACCTGGACTTCCATGGACGGGCCCAGGACGACGTGTGGGAGCGCTGGTGCTCGACGTGCACGGAGCCGCACATCCAGGAGGCGCTCGAGCAGGCCCGCGCGCTGGTCGCGCTGCTCGAACAGCGGCTGAACGCGAAAGGCGGCGCGAGCAGGCTGGTCCAGGTGGTGGGCTGGCTGACCGAGAATCGCGAGCGCTTCCCCCGGCCGGTCGAGCCCCCACCGGAGACTCGCGCCGACCCTGTCGAGGTGGCCGTGACGACAGAAGCGCGCGCGGCCCCCACAGCCCCGGACGAGGTGCGCATCCCCGAGCCCACCGTGGCCCCTCCGGAACGCGAGCCGCGGTCATCCCCGCCCGCGCCTTCACCCGCGTTCGAGCAGTTGCTGCGGAAGCTGGCTGCCTTCGAGCAACTGGTGAAGCGCCAGGACTACACACGCGCAAGCGTGGTCGCCACGGATGTGCTCCACGTCATCGAACACTTCGACCCGCTCACCTATCTGCCCTCGCTCTTCTCCCCATTCCTCGCGGGCATGAGCGAGCACGCCGAGCACCTCGAGCCCCGGCTCCAGGGCGCCAGGTCCCTGGGTGGGCGCGTCCTCGAGCAGCTCTATCGGACGGACCTGGAGGCCTTCGTGCGCGGCTCGTCCAGCACGGGGGACAGGCCATGA
- a CDS encoding type VI secretion system baseplate subunit TssG, protein MNSPRLEQRIRERIRDFDIPALLSLLAAAGYGEDAIEYRSHRTLAHQGHLVDDIQFLDVPRRRVILTVNLGLLGVQSPLPMFLLRQVEHLDPAETERMERLLGYFDHALLRARFAGLHPERDSTLLPGWEAATRSRLSLMNLTSPSTLHWLFSRAYPEAEVSVRREVYPRRLETRGAQVSATRLGDTTAMGGFASVPTGGVEITLVFDDCHCGTGIPWALEAPRRLSQGVLPLLARTSAPLGVWMVLREPPGPARLQQDSYLGHTPLMEVEPSLARHLLFRGTPPVPGVAAKSREASPAARMRRA, encoded by the coding sequence ATGAACAGCCCTCGGCTCGAGCAGCGCATCCGCGAGCGCATCCGCGACTTCGACATCCCCGCATTGCTGTCGCTGCTCGCCGCCGCGGGCTATGGCGAGGACGCGATTGAGTACCGCAGCCACCGCACGCTGGCGCACCAGGGCCACCTGGTGGACGACATCCAGTTCCTCGACGTGCCGCGCCGCCGCGTCATCCTCACGGTGAATCTGGGGCTGCTCGGGGTGCAGTCGCCGCTGCCCATGTTCCTGTTGCGACAGGTGGAGCACCTGGACCCGGCGGAGACCGAGCGGATGGAGCGGCTCCTCGGCTACTTCGACCACGCGCTGCTCCGAGCCCGGTTCGCGGGGCTCCATCCCGAGCGGGATTCCACGCTGCTGCCCGGCTGGGAGGCCGCCACCCGGAGCCGCTTGAGCCTGATGAACCTCACCAGCCCGAGCACCCTCCACTGGCTGTTCTCGCGCGCCTACCCGGAAGCCGAGGTGTCGGTGCGCAGGGAGGTGTATCCGCGGAGGCTCGAGACTCGCGGCGCCCAGGTGAGCGCCACACGACTGGGGGACACGACGGCGATGGGAGGGTTCGCCTCGGTGCCCACGGGCGGCGTGGAGATCACGCTCGTCTTTGATGATTGCCATTGCGGCACGGGCATCCCGTGGGCTTTGGAGGCGCCGCGCAGGCTGTCCCAGGGAGTCCTGCCGCTCCTGGCGCGGACGTCGGCTCCGCTGGGCGTCTGGATGGTCTTGAGAGAGCCGCCGGGCCCCGCGCGGCTCCAGCAAGACAGCTACCTGGGGCATACCCCGCTGATGGAGGTCGAGCCGTCCCTCGCACGGCACCTGCTGTTCCGGGGTACCCCACCGGTTCCGGGTGTGGCGGCGAAGTCGCGCGAAGCGTCCCCCGCCGCCCGGATGCGACGGGCCTAG